AACGAATTGCGGATCAACGATTGCAACATTTGGTGTCATTTCATAGTCAGCTAATGGATATTTAGTATTTGATTCTTTATCGGTAACAACTGTAAAAGATGTAACTTCTGAGCCCGTTCCTGACGTAGTCGGCACACATACTAATTGAGCAAGTCGTCCTAACTTCGGATATTTTACGATACGTTTTCGAATGTCCATGAATTTTTGTTTTAGGGCATTAAAATCTGCATCTGGATACTCATAGAATAACCACATTGCTTTAGCGGCGTCCATTGGTGATCCACCACCGATAGCGATAATAACGTCTGGCTTAAATTGTTGCATTAACGCCGTACCCTTACGGATAGTATCAATTGATGGGTCAGCTTCGACATCTGAAAATATTTCACAATGAACATAATCAGGACGTTTCCGCAAATAGTAAAGTGCTTTATCGACGTAACCAAGCTCAACCATCATAGGATCTGTGACAATAAATGCTTTTGATATGTCCGGCATTTTTTCTAAATATTGAATTGCATTTTTTTCGAAATAAATTTTAGGAGGTAGTTTAAACCATTGCATATTATTTCTCCTCCGCGCCATTTTTTTGATGTTCATTAAATTAATCGTTCCGACGTTTGTTGATACCGAGTTTCCTCCATACGTTCCACAGCCTAAAGTAAGAGAAGGCATATGATTATTGTAAATATCGCCGATAGCTCCTTGAGAAGAAGGGGAATTTACGATAAGTCTTCCTGCTTTCATGCGGAGCGAGAACGTTTCGATAACCTGTTGATCAGTGGAATGAATAACAGCTGAATGCCCAAGTCCGCCGAAGTGAAGCATTTCATCAGCACGCTTTAAACCTTCTTCTGTACTATTTACTTTGTAGCAAGCTAGTACAGGACTTAATTTTTCTCTGGATAATGGAAATTCTGGTCCAACCCCTTCAATTTCTGCTAGTAATATTTTTGTGTTTTTAGCTACATTTACTCCAGCCATTTTAGCAATTTCATATGCAGGTTTACCGACAATATCAGGGTTGACTGCACAGGTAGTTGGATTGATAACGAGTTTCTCTACTTTCTTTCTTTCTTCTTCTGTTAGGAAATGACAATTATTGGCAACTAGCTCGTGTTTCACCGTATCATAAATCTCTTGGTCAATGATAACCGCTTGTTCAGAAGCACAGATCATTCCATTATCAAATGTTTTGGATAAAATCAAATCATTAACAGCTCGTTTTATTTGCGCTGTTTTTTCGATATAACAAGGCACGTTTCCTGGACCGACTCCAAGAGCTGGTTTTCCAGAACTATAAGCAGATTTAACCATACCAGATCCACCAGTAGCTAAGATAAGCGATACACCGGAATGATTCATTAATCCCTTCGTAGCCTCTACAGAAGGAGATTCAATCCACTGTATACAATTTTTAGGTGCCCCTGCTTTGATTGCTGCATCCAATAATACTTTTGCTGCTTGACTGCTACATTTTTGAGCAGAAGGATGGAAAGCAAAAATAATCGGGTTTCTTGTTTTAATCGAAATGAGTGATTTAAACATCGTAGTAGATGTTGGGTTTGTAACTGGTGTTATTCCACAGATTATTCCAGCAGGTTCAGCAATTTCTACGATTCCTTCTTGTTCATCCTCATGAATTACACCAACAGTTTTATCATATTTAATATTGTGGTAAATATATTCCGTTGCAAAAATATTTTTGATTGCTTTATCTTCAAAGACCCCTCGTCCGGTTTCTTCAATTGCTAGTTTTGCTAGTGGCATATGTTGGTCGAGTCCAGCTAAGGCCATTTCTTTGACAATTGTATCAATCGTTTCCTGATCTAACTGTTTTAAACCTTCTAAAGCCTCTTCAGCTTGAGAAACTAACTGATCAATTCTGGTAGCAACTTGCTCTTCTTTTCCTCTTGTTTTATCAGTCATAATAGGACTCCTCCTTAGTTTGTGAAAT
This genomic interval from Virgibacillus pantothenticus contains the following:
- the adhE gene encoding bifunctional acetaldehyde-CoA/alcohol dehydrogenase, with translation MTDKTRGKEEQVATRIDQLVSQAEEALEGLKQLDQETIDTIVKEMALAGLDQHMPLAKLAIEETGRGVFEDKAIKNIFATEYIYHNIKYDKTVGVIHEDEQEGIVEIAEPAGIICGITPVTNPTSTTMFKSLISIKTRNPIIFAFHPSAQKCSSQAAKVLLDAAIKAGAPKNCIQWIESPSVEATKGLMNHSGVSLILATGGSGMVKSAYSSGKPALGVGPGNVPCYIEKTAQIKRAVNDLILSKTFDNGMICASEQAVIIDQEIYDTVKHELVANNCHFLTEEERKKVEKLVINPTTCAVNPDIVGKPAYEIAKMAGVNVAKNTKILLAEIEGVGPEFPLSREKLSPVLACYKVNSTEEGLKRADEMLHFGGLGHSAVIHSTDQQVIETFSLRMKAGRLIVNSPSSQGAIGDIYNNHMPSLTLGCGTYGGNSVSTNVGTINLMNIKKMARRRNNMQWFKLPPKIYFEKNAIQYLEKMPDISKAFIVTDPMMVELGYVDKALYYLRKRPDYVHCEIFSDVEADPSIDTIRKGTALMQQFKPDVIIAIGGGSPMDAAKAMWLFYEYPDADFNALKQKFMDIRKRIVKYPKLGRLAQLVCVPTTSGTGSEVTSFTVVTDKESNTKYPLADYEMTPNVAIVDPQFVMSVPKQVTADTGMDVLTHAIEAYVSNLANDYTDALAIKAIQLVFQYLPKAYHNGNDELAREKMHNASTIAGMAFSNAFLGINHSLAHKLGAAFGIAHGRANTILLPHVIRYNAKKPEKFATFPKYAYFVADERYAEIAKALGLPARTVEEGVESLVQAIIKLAKELNIPMSIKDTGVNKQEFEAKVDTLAELAFEDQCTTANPKLPLITELATIYRDAYKGI